From Rubrivirga sp. SAORIC476, a single genomic window includes:
- a CDS encoding SDR family oxidoreductase, which translates to MSSPIEGTVVVITGASSGLGEAAARMLSARGAKVVLGARRSDRIEALAVELTEAGGEARAVTTDVTDRAQVSALVDTAVKAFGRVDVMINNAGLMPQSLLEHLKVDEWDRMIDVNIKGVLYGIAAVLPHMTAQKSGHIINVASVAGHRVGPGSAVYSATKFAVRTLTEGLRQEVKPHRIRTTIISPGAVATELPNSISDPAAAERMNKLYDEVAIPADSFARAVVFAMEQPEDVDINEILYRPTNQAY; encoded by the coding sequence ATGTCCTCCCCCATCGAAGGAACCGTCGTCGTCATCACCGGAGCCAGCAGCGGGCTGGGCGAGGCCGCGGCACGGATGCTCTCGGCACGCGGGGCGAAGGTCGTGCTGGGCGCGCGGCGGTCGGACCGGATCGAGGCGCTGGCTGTTGAACTGACCGAGGCGGGCGGGGAGGCGCGGGCGGTGACCACCGACGTCACGGACCGCGCGCAGGTGTCGGCACTCGTGGACACGGCCGTGAAGGCGTTCGGTCGGGTGGACGTGATGATCAACAACGCGGGCCTGATGCCGCAGTCCCTGCTCGAACACCTGAAGGTGGACGAGTGGGACCGGATGATCGACGTCAACATCAAGGGGGTGCTCTACGGCATCGCAGCGGTGCTGCCGCACATGACGGCGCAGAAGAGCGGCCACATCATCAACGTGGCGTCGGTGGCAGGGCACCGGGTGGGGCCGGGCAGCGCGGTCTACTCGGCGACGAAGTTCGCGGTGCGGACGCTGACGGAGGGGCTGCGTCAGGAGGTGAAGCCGCACCGCATCCGGACGACGATCATCTCGCCCGGGGCGGTAGCGACGGAGCTGCCGAACTCGATCTCGGACCCGGCCGCGGCAGAGCGGATGAACAAGCTCTACGACGAGGTCGCGATTCCGGCGGACTCGTTCGCGCGGGCGGTGGTGTTCGCGATGGAGCAGCCGGAGGACGTGGACATCAACGAGATCCTGTACCGGCCGACGAACCAGGCGTATTGA
- a CDS encoding GNAT family N-acetyltransferase, producing MTPVTLEGAHVRLEPLTRAHLDALAEVGLDPDLWTWTASTVRTRDDLAAYVETALAGQADGTALPFATVDRASGRVVGSTRFGNYVAAHRRVEIGWTFVAPPWQRTAVNTEAKLLMMAHAFDTLGLTRVEWKTDALNARSRAAILRLGAIEEGTLRSHMVVRDGRLRDTVYFSVTADEWPAVRDRLTARLAQGAFSTPINTPGSSAGTGSR from the coding sequence ATGACGCCCGTCACCCTGGAAGGCGCCCACGTCCGCCTGGAGCCCCTCACCCGCGCCCACCTCGACGCGCTCGCCGAGGTGGGCCTCGACCCGGACCTTTGGACCTGGACCGCCTCCACCGTCCGCACCCGCGACGATCTGGCGGCCTACGTCGAGACCGCCCTCGCCGGGCAGGCCGACGGCACCGCGCTCCCGTTCGCCACCGTCGACCGCGCCAGCGGGCGCGTGGTCGGCAGCACGCGCTTCGGCAACTACGTCGCCGCTCATCGCCGCGTCGAGATCGGGTGGACGTTCGTCGCGCCCCCGTGGCAGCGGACCGCCGTCAACACCGAGGCCAAGTTGCTGATGATGGCCCACGCCTTCGACACCCTCGGCCTGACCCGCGTCGAGTGGAAGACCGACGCCCTCAACGCGCGCTCCCGCGCCGCCATCCTCCGCCTCGGCGCGATAGAGGAGGGGACGCTGCGCAGCCACATGGTCGTCCGCGACGGCCGCCTCCGCGACACCGTCTACTTCAGCGTCACCGCCGACGAGTGGCCCGCCGTCCGCGACCGCCTTACCGCCCGGTTGGCGCAAGGAGCCTTCTCGACTCCGATCAATACGCCTGGTTCGTCGGCCGGTACAGGATCTCGTTGA
- a CDS encoding DUF4159 domain-containing protein gives MTLLRLLLLSLIVALASAASAQGEVQIARVQYGGGGDWYSGDPLPTLIAYTRQHSLLDLAPEPITVELTSDRLFTVPILYLNGHGNVVFTDAEAGRLRRYLEGGGFLIVNDDYGLDQAVRRELAKVFPEQPLQPLPASHPVYRAHYAFPDGLPKIHEHDGEPAVGYGLFHEGRLVVFYAHESDLADGWEPAGIHPDPPEAREAALRMGVNLLVYAMTQGIVP, from the coding sequence ATGACCCTCCTGCGTCTGCTCCTGCTTTCCCTCATCGTGGCCCTCGCCAGTGCGGCATCGGCGCAGGGCGAGGTCCAGATCGCCCGCGTCCAGTACGGCGGCGGGGGCGACTGGTACTCCGGCGACCCACTGCCGACGCTGATCGCGTACACCCGCCAGCACTCGCTGCTGGACCTCGCGCCGGAGCCGATCACAGTCGAGTTGACGAGCGACCGGCTGTTCACCGTACCCATCCTCTACCTCAACGGGCACGGCAACGTGGTCTTCACCGACGCCGAGGCGGGCCGTCTGCGTCGCTACCTCGAAGGCGGCGGCTTCCTGATCGTCAACGACGACTACGGGTTGGATCAGGCCGTGCGGCGCGAACTGGCGAAGGTCTTCCCCGAGCAGCCGCTCCAGCCGTTGCCCGCCAGTCACCCGGTGTACCGCGCCCACTACGCGTTCCCGGATGGGCTGCCCAAGATCCACGAGCACGACGGCGAACCGGCGGTCGGCTACGGGCTGTTCCACGAGGGGCGGCTGGTGGTCTTCTACGCCCACGAGAGCGACCTCGCCGACGGGTGGGAGCCAGCGGGCATCCACCCGGATCCGCCGGAGGCGCGCGAGGCGGCGCTCCGGATGGGCGTCAACCTGCTCGTGTATGCCATGACGCAGGGGATCGTCCCGTAA
- the cls gene encoding cardiolipin synthase, protein MDIGTFNFGLAGIGLAVVYALGFLSAVDAVMKTRTPQGTTAWVFALATVPLVAIPLYFILGRSRFDDYVDALRTFDNEIADGLEQASHGALKAFLAPHGTAEGREVGEMQAFDQMATVPFTTGNQIELLVDGDDTFDALFAGIDAAERYVLAQFYIIHDDQIGRAFKERLIAAARRGVEVRLMYDTVGSIKLPRSYRRELDAAGVTVCPFSGPRSWLKKLRLNFRNHRKIVVCDGRVAFAGGLNVGDEYLGRDETIGNWRDTHLRVHGPIVQGLQLSFCRDWFYGTREEIDGLQWEPTASEEADQTALVLASGPADEIETCGLLYAHVIESAEQRIWIATPYFVPDGRVLGALQLAALRGVDVRILMPRTSDSIFFKYVPYAYLPDVARTGVRVFLYEDGFMHQKVAVVDRDFAAVGTANFDNRSFRLNFEATVVAHDEGVCDDVARMLERDLASCTEIGLKDIEGKSFAFRFAANATRMLAPVL, encoded by the coding sequence ATGGACATCGGCACCTTCAACTTCGGACTGGCAGGCATCGGGCTGGCGGTCGTGTACGCGCTCGGCTTTCTGTCGGCGGTGGACGCGGTCATGAAGACGCGGACGCCGCAGGGGACCACGGCGTGGGTCTTCGCGCTCGCGACGGTGCCGCTGGTCGCCATCCCGCTGTACTTCATCCTGGGCCGCTCACGCTTCGACGACTACGTCGACGCGCTACGGACCTTCGACAACGAGATCGCGGACGGACTGGAGCAGGCCTCGCATGGTGCGCTGAAGGCGTTTCTCGCCCCGCACGGGACGGCCGAGGGCCGGGAGGTGGGCGAGATGCAGGCCTTCGACCAGATGGCCACGGTGCCGTTCACGACCGGCAACCAGATCGAGTTGCTCGTGGACGGCGACGACACCTTCGACGCGCTCTTCGCGGGCATCGACGCGGCAGAGCGGTACGTGCTGGCACAGTTCTACATCATCCACGACGACCAGATCGGGCGGGCGTTCAAGGAGCGACTGATCGCGGCGGCCCGCCGTGGCGTCGAGGTCCGGCTGATGTACGACACGGTGGGCTCGATCAAACTGCCTCGCAGCTATCGCCGCGAGCTCGACGCGGCGGGAGTGACCGTCTGCCCCTTCAGCGGGCCGCGCAGCTGGCTCAAGAAGCTACGCCTCAACTTCCGCAATCACCGCAAGATCGTGGTGTGCGACGGCCGGGTCGCGTTCGCGGGCGGCCTCAACGTGGGCGATGAGTACCTGGGACGCGACGAGACGATCGGGAACTGGCGGGACACCCACCTGCGGGTCCACGGGCCGATCGTGCAGGGCCTGCAGCTGTCATTCTGCCGCGACTGGTTCTACGGGACCCGTGAAGAGATCGACGGCCTCCAGTGGGAGCCCACGGCCTCGGAGGAGGCCGACCAGACCGCGCTGGTGCTGGCGTCCGGACCGGCCGATGAGATCGAAACTTGCGGGCTGCTCTACGCGCACGTCATCGAGAGCGCTGAGCAGCGGATCTGGATCGCGACGCCCTACTTCGTGCCGGACGGGCGCGTGCTCGGTGCGCTCCAGCTGGCCGCTCTCCGCGGCGTGGACGTGCGAATCCTGATGCCGCGGACGAGCGACAGCATCTTCTTCAAGTACGTCCCCTACGCCTACCTGCCGGATGTGGCGCGCACGGGTGTCCGCGTGTTCCTGTACGAGGACGGCTTCATGCACCAGAAGGTGGCTGTCGTCGACCGGGACTTCGCGGCGGTGGGGACGGCCAACTTCGACAACCGCTCGTTCCGCCTCAACTTCGAGGCGACGGTGGTGGCCCACGACGAGGGCGTCTGCGACGACGTGGCGCGAATGCTGGAGCGCGACTTGGCGTCCTGCACCGAGATCGGGCTCAAGGACATCGAGGGGAAGTCCTTCGCGTTCCGGTTCGCCGCCAACGCCACCCGGATGCTGGCGCCGGTGCTGTAG
- a CDS encoding glucose-6-phosphate isomerase, with translation MPLTFDRHHAADALASLDGPARDTTEALALDAHRRVLSGETRSPEMLGWRDMLLTPDDALLERIAADAAEIRERADVLLCIGIGGSYLGAEAVMQALVPPFGSDGPEILFAGNHLGPDYHERLFEYLDGKSVYVNVISKSGTTLEPALAFRLARRFLEERFDDADRRIIATTDAERGALHDFAVEKGYRRYVVPNDVGGRFSVLTPVGLLPIAAAGIDIRTLFYGAVAEARDLTDADASHPALQYAADRYTFHEAGYATEVLAVMDPRLKGLGAWWQQLFGESEGKEGKGLFPVVLQYTTDLHSVGQYVQQGKRLLVETFLRLDDADAGLTVQDEPGDPDGLNYLAGVPMGSVNEKAYQGTAEAHAEGGVPNWTLTLSRLDAETVGRLLYFYEHAVAVSGTMLGVDPFDQPGVETYKQKMFSLLGKP, from the coding sequence ATGCCGCTCACCTTCGACCGCCACCACGCAGCCGACGCCCTCGCCTCGCTCGACGGCCCCGCCCGCGACACCACCGAGGCCCTAGCTCTCGACGCCCACCGCCGCGTCCTCAGTGGCGAGACCCGCAGCCCCGAGATGCTCGGCTGGCGCGACATGCTCCTCACCCCCGACGACGCCCTCCTCGAACGCATCGCCGCCGACGCCGCCGAGATCCGCGAGCGCGCCGACGTTCTCCTTTGTATAGGCATCGGCGGCTCCTACCTCGGCGCCGAGGCCGTCATGCAGGCCCTCGTCCCGCCTTTCGGCAGCGACGGGCCCGAGATCCTGTTCGCCGGCAACCACCTCGGCCCCGATTACCACGAGCGCCTCTTCGAGTACCTCGACGGCAAGAGCGTCTACGTCAACGTCATCTCCAAGTCGGGCACCACCCTCGAACCCGCCCTCGCCTTCCGCCTCGCCCGCCGCTTTCTGGAGGAGCGCTTCGACGACGCCGACCGGCGCATCATCGCCACCACCGACGCCGAGCGCGGCGCCCTCCACGACTTCGCTGTCGAGAAGGGCTACCGACGCTACGTCGTCCCCAACGATGTCGGCGGACGCTTCTCCGTCCTCACCCCCGTCGGCCTGCTCCCCATCGCCGCCGCCGGCATCGACATCCGGACTCTCTTCTACGGCGCCGTCGCCGAGGCTCGCGATCTGACTGACGCCGACGCTTCCCACCCCGCTCTTCAGTACGCCGCCGACCGCTACACCTTTCACGAGGCGGGCTATGCCACCGAAGTCCTCGCCGTCATGGACCCTCGTCTGAAGGGCCTCGGCGCCTGGTGGCAGCAGCTCTTCGGCGAGAGCGAAGGCAAGGAAGGCAAAGGCCTCTTTCCCGTCGTCCTCCAGTACACCACCGACCTCCACTCCGTCGGCCAGTACGTCCAGCAGGGCAAGCGCCTCCTCGTCGAGACCTTCCTCCGCCTCGACGACGCCGACGCCGGCCTCACGGTCCAGGACGAGCCCGGCGACCCCGACGGCCTCAACTACCTGGCCGGTGTCCCGATGGGCAGCGTCAATGAGAAGGCCTACCAGGGCACCGCCGAGGCCCACGCCGAGGGCGGCGTCCCCAACTGGACCCTCACCCTCTCCCGTCTCGACGCCGAGACGGTTGGCCGCCTCCTCTACTTCTACGAGCACGCCGTCGCCGTCTCCGGCACCATGCTCGGCGTCGACCCCTTCGACCAGCCTGGCGTGGAGACCTACAAGCAGAAGATGTTCTCCCTCCTCGGCAAGCCGTAG
- a CDS encoding universal stress protein — protein MTQRILVVLDPDSDTPVATDTAIDIARLTGGEVTGLAFVDKDSIGNDAAGGGIGSMYFAERLREQLTEETREKAKDLIAAFTARVEAQGVAHSGDRVGEGELVKSLLDEMRTHDLLVAGRESHFYYAEPERRTHTLGKVLQDAAAATLIVGTERPTVRRVAVAYDGSGPSARAMQKFAHLAPFGTDLDVEVVHVRGGSEADVLASDRLRQDAAAYLRAHGFERVTTTAIESSDPANRICELAQGDRADLVVSGAFAKKGFRKMLFGSSATKLLEQATVPLFLYH, from the coding sequence ATGACTCAGCGCATCCTCGTCGTCCTCGATCCCGACTCTGACACCCCCGTCGCCACAGACACCGCCATCGACATCGCTCGCCTGACCGGAGGCGAAGTCACGGGCCTCGCATTCGTCGACAAGGACTCCATCGGCAACGACGCCGCCGGAGGTGGGATCGGGTCGATGTACTTCGCCGAGCGCCTCCGCGAGCAGCTTACCGAGGAGACGCGCGAGAAGGCCAAGGACCTGATCGCCGCTTTTACCGCACGCGTCGAGGCGCAGGGTGTCGCACACTCCGGCGACCGCGTCGGCGAGGGCGAACTCGTCAAGAGCCTCCTCGACGAGATGCGGACGCACGACCTGCTGGTGGCAGGGCGTGAGAGCCACTTCTACTACGCGGAGCCCGAGCGCCGTACCCATACCCTCGGCAAGGTTCTCCAGGACGCCGCCGCCGCCACGCTCATCGTCGGCACCGAGCGGCCGACCGTCCGACGCGTCGCGGTGGCCTATGACGGCAGCGGGCCCTCCGCGCGGGCGATGCAGAAGTTTGCTCACCTCGCGCCCTTCGGCACCGACCTCGATGTCGAGGTGGTCCACGTCCGCGGCGGCTCCGAGGCGGACGTTCTCGCCAGCGACCGGCTCCGGCAGGACGCGGCAGCCTACCTCCGTGCCCATGGCTTCGAGCGCGTCACCACGACCGCCATCGAGAGCAGTGACCCGGCCAACCGCATCTGCGAACTCGCCCAGGGAGACCGCGCCGACCTCGTCGTCTCGGGCGCGTTCGCCAAGAAAGGCTTCCGCAAGATGCTGTTCGGGTCGAGCGCCACGAAGCTGCTGGAGCAGGCCACCGTCCCGCTCTTCCTCTACCACTAG
- the glyA gene encoding serine hydroxymethyltransferase, producing the protein MTALRDSDPAVFDIVRREVERQNDGLELIASENFVSPAVLQALGSPLTNKYAEGLPGKRYYGGCEVVDEVETLAIERAKELFGCDWVNVQPHSGATANSAIYLAFMAPGDRLLGLDLAHGGHLTHGSPVNFSGKLYDAHFYGVEQEGENAGRIDLDALRDRAKAVQPKMLSVGASAYSRDFDYAAMREIADEVGAILWVDMAHTAGLIAAKLLNDPLPHAHVVSTTTHKTLRGPRGGMILVGNDAPSPTGETWVKSGNPKSTGQVLDSAMFPGTIGGPLMHCIAAKAVAFGEALTPEFVTYQRQTIANAQAMAQAFVEKGYDVVSGGTDNHLALVDLRGKCTGKDAEAWLGEAAITVNKNMVPGDPESPFVTSGIRVGAPAMTTRGFGADEFRTVVDLMDRVIASRGADAEAVRAEVQALCDRFPLYDVASLGAEPVGA; encoded by the coding sequence ATGACCGCCCTCCGCGACTCCGACCCCGCCGTCTTCGACATCGTCCGCCGGGAGGTCGAGCGGCAGAACGATGGCCTGGAGCTGATCGCGTCGGAGAACTTCGTCAGCCCGGCCGTGCTGCAGGCGCTGGGCAGCCCGCTGACCAACAAGTACGCCGAGGGCCTGCCCGGCAAGCGCTACTACGGTGGCTGCGAGGTGGTCGACGAGGTCGAGACGCTGGCCATCGAGCGGGCGAAGGAGCTGTTCGGCTGCGACTGGGTGAACGTCCAGCCGCACTCTGGCGCGACGGCCAACAGCGCGATCTACCTCGCGTTCATGGCGCCCGGCGACCGACTCCTCGGCCTGGACCTGGCGCACGGCGGGCACCTGACGCACGGCTCGCCGGTCAACTTCTCGGGCAAGCTCTACGACGCCCACTTCTACGGCGTCGAGCAGGAGGGCGAGAACGCCGGACGGATCGACCTCGACGCACTCCGCGACAGGGCGAAGGCGGTACAGCCGAAGATGCTGTCGGTCGGCGCGAGCGCCTACAGCCGTGACTTCGACTACGCGGCCATGCGCGAGATCGCCGACGAGGTCGGCGCGATCCTGTGGGTGGACATGGCACACACGGCGGGGCTCATCGCGGCGAAGCTGCTCAACGACCCCCTCCCCCACGCTCACGTCGTCTCCACGACGACGCACAAGACGCTGCGCGGCCCCCGCGGCGGCATGATCCTCGTCGGGAACGACGCGCCCAGCCCGACGGGCGAGACGTGGGTCAAGTCCGGCAACCCGAAGTCCACCGGTCAGGTCCTGGACTCGGCCATGTTCCCCGGCACCATCGGCGGGCCGCTGATGCACTGCATCGCGGCCAAGGCCGTCGCCTTCGGCGAGGCGCTGACGCCGGAGTTCGTGACCTACCAGCGGCAGACGATCGCGAACGCGCAGGCGATGGCGCAGGCGTTCGTGGAGAAGGGGTACGACGTCGTCTCGGGCGGTACCGACAACCACCTCGCGCTGGTCGACCTCCGGGGCAAGTGCACCGGTAAGGACGCCGAGGCGTGGCTGGGCGAGGCCGCCATCACGGTCAACAAGAACATGGTCCCCGGCGACCCCGAGAGCCCGTTCGTGACCTCTGGCATCCGCGTCGGCGCGCCGGCCATGACCACGCGCGGCTTCGGCGCCGACGAGTTCCGGACGGTCGTGGACCTGATGGACCGCGTCATCGCCAGCCGCGGTGCCGACGCCGAGGCGGTACGGGCGGAGGTGCAGGCGCTCTGCGACCGCTTCCCGCTGTACGACGTGGCGAGCCTGGGCGCGGAGCCGGTCGGCGCCTGA
- a CDS encoding DUF1028 domain-containing protein — translation MPTPRPRRFVSLAALAVLVAGGCAPTSDDHEIIRNEAGDPLVSTFSIVAVDTTTGEIGVAVQSKFPNVRFMVPTVVAGVGAVATQSFARLAYGPEGIAMMAEGATAEEALRISMRNDPDTGARQVGMVDAHGNAATFTGADAFAWRGGRVGGSDAIATPGVVAVGHGYAAQGNILVSQETVDAIAETFEASTGTLAQRLTAALVAGGRAGGDKRGEQSAALVVHRKGAGYDGSDVIVDISVYDHPTPLAELERLVALNDLYFTDSDPADMIEVTPAIARELQEIWIARDFQYDGPADGVVDAEFQRILTDYMGWENYDLRIDEVANVDLAAGETLRIDPEVLADIRDVFREGRYR, via the coding sequence ATGCCAACGCCACGCCCCCGCCGCTTCGTCTCCCTCGCCGCGCTGGCGGTGCTCGTCGCCGGCGGCTGCGCGCCGACTTCGGACGACCACGAGATCATCCGCAACGAGGCCGGCGACCCGCTCGTGTCGACGTTCTCCATCGTCGCCGTCGACACGACGACGGGCGAGATTGGCGTCGCGGTCCAGTCCAAGTTCCCCAACGTCCGGTTCATGGTCCCGACCGTCGTGGCGGGCGTCGGCGCCGTCGCCACCCAGTCGTTCGCGCGGCTCGCCTACGGTCCCGAGGGCATCGCGATGATGGCCGAGGGCGCGACGGCCGAGGAGGCGCTCCGCATCTCCATGCGCAACGACCCCGACACCGGCGCCCGGCAGGTCGGGATGGTGGACGCACACGGCAACGCGGCCACCTTCACCGGGGCCGACGCCTTCGCGTGGCGCGGCGGGCGCGTGGGCGGCAGCGACGCCATTGCGACGCCGGGGGTCGTCGCCGTCGGGCACGGCTACGCCGCCCAGGGCAACATCTTGGTCTCCCAGGAGACCGTCGACGCCATCGCCGAGACGTTCGAGGCCAGCACCGGCACCCTCGCCCAGCGCCTCACGGCCGCGCTCGTCGCGGGGGGTCGGGCGGGCGGAGACAAGCGAGGGGAGCAGTCGGCTGCGCTCGTGGTCCACCGCAAAGGAGCGGGCTATGACGGCTCGGACGTGATCGTCGACATCTCGGTCTACGACCACCCGACCCCCCTCGCGGAACTGGAGCGACTCGTCGCCCTCAACGACCTCTACTTCACCGACTCCGACCCGGCGGACATGATCGAGGTCACGCCCGCCATCGCCCGCGAGCTGCAGGAGATCTGGATCGCGCGCGACTTCCAGTACGACGGCCCCGCCGACGGCGTCGTCGATGCCGAGTTCCAGCGCATCCTGACCGACTACATGGGCTGGGAGAACTACGACCTCCGCATTGACGAGGTCGCCAACGTGGACCTGGCAGCAGGGGAGACGCTCCGGATCGACCCCGAGGTGCTGGCCGACATCCGCGACGTGTTCCGCGAGGGCCGCTACCGCTAG
- a CDS encoding ROK family protein produces MRIGIDLGGTKIEGLALRDDGTEAVRQRVATPRDYDGTLAALTQVVDDIESTVGEGATVGLCIPGAIDAASGLVRNANSLWLNGKPFREDLATHLGRPVRVTNDANAFALSEASDGGGAGAEVVFGVILGTGVGGGLVVRGEVVDGANRIAGEWGHVPLPWPRDDERPGPPCYCGRSGCIETFLSGPSFAADHERHTGHALSTREIVAHAEAGDTDAQATMDRYVDRLGRGLGQLVTLLDPDVIVLGGGMSNLPGLAESAAEALAPWVFSDRVVTRVVQNVHGDSSGVRGAAWLWPVSTP; encoded by the coding sequence ATGCGCATCGGCATCGACCTCGGCGGCACCAAGATCGAGGGTCTCGCCCTCCGCGACGACGGCACCGAGGCCGTTCGTCAGCGGGTGGCGACGCCGCGAGACTACGACGGCACCCTGGCTGCCCTGACGCAGGTGGTGGATGACATCGAGAGCACGGTCGGCGAGGGGGCGACAGTCGGTCTCTGCATCCCCGGCGCCATCGACGCAGCCTCTGGACTCGTCAGGAACGCCAACTCGTTGTGGCTCAACGGGAAGCCGTTCCGCGAGGACCTTGCGACGCACCTGGGGCGGCCAGTCCGGGTGACGAACGACGCGAATGCGTTCGCACTCTCGGAGGCGAGCGATGGGGGCGGCGCGGGTGCCGAGGTCGTGTTCGGCGTCATCCTCGGCACCGGCGTCGGCGGCGGGCTCGTGGTGCGCGGCGAGGTGGTGGACGGCGCCAACCGCATCGCGGGCGAGTGGGGGCACGTCCCCCTGCCGTGGCCGCGCGACGACGAGCGGCCGGGGCCACCCTGCTACTGTGGGCGCTCGGGCTGCATCGAGACGTTCCTCTCCGGCCCCAGCTTCGCTGCCGACCACGAGCGTCACACCGGCCACGCCCTCTCGACGCGCGAGATCGTCGCGCACGCCGAGGCGGGCGACACCGACGCGCAGGCCACGATGGACCGCTACGTCGACCGCCTCGGGCGTGGGCTGGGGCAGCTCGTGACGCTGCTGGACCCCGACGTCATCGTGCTCGGGGGCGGGATGTCCAACCTGCCCGGCCTAGCCGAGAGCGCCGCCGAGGCGCTCGCGCCGTGGGTCTTCTCGGACCGAGTCGTCACGCGCGTGGTCCAGAACGTCCACGGCGATTCGAGCGGCGTCCGCGGGGCAGCGTGGCTGTGGCCGGTGAGCACGCCCTAG
- a CDS encoding sensor histidine kinase: MITAADLRTIDVFSDQDDDALEWLASVSEERTFAEGVRPFEHGAKAEAMFAVLEGGFQIFSLTNGTRTLFGTVREGEISGLLPFSRMETFSGEGVTIADSRIASVDQQHFAEMLNRMPEVGKRLVARMTDRVRESSKNDVQREKMMALGKLSAGLAHELNNPAAAIRRSVSDLRERLDLMPKLVTRLTGHGLTPDQVEAARAALMTCTAPTPGTLTTLERGEREDALADWLEDHDVPHAYVIAEVLAEEGVTPKALTHMAEHVDEDALTDVILWIEKGLASNRLLAEIERAAGRISDLVASVKGYTHRDQSPDRQRVDLGEGLDQTLTMLGHTVRAKSVRVVRDYGEDVPEVCVYPGEINQVWTNLLDNALDAVPEGGTVEIATRTEGALVCVTIADDGPGIPEEAQERIFEAFYTTKEPGEGTGLGLDIARRIVMQHEGTISLESAPGRTVFEVCLPIDAPKASVTALDALEETEAG; this comes from the coding sequence ATGATCACCGCCGCCGACCTCCGCACCATCGACGTGTTCTCCGACCAGGACGACGACGCGCTCGAGTGGCTGGCCTCCGTCTCCGAGGAGCGTACGTTCGCCGAGGGCGTGCGGCCGTTCGAGCACGGCGCGAAGGCAGAGGCCATGTTCGCCGTGCTCGAGGGAGGCTTCCAGATCTTCTCCCTCACCAACGGCACGCGGACGTTGTTCGGGACGGTCCGGGAGGGGGAAATCAGCGGCCTGCTGCCGTTCTCGCGGATGGAGACGTTCAGCGGCGAGGGGGTGACGATCGCGGACAGCCGGATCGCGAGCGTCGACCAGCAGCACTTCGCGGAGATGCTGAACCGGATGCCGGAGGTGGGCAAGCGGCTCGTGGCGCGCATGACGGATCGCGTCCGGGAGTCGTCGAAGAACGACGTGCAGCGCGAGAAGATGATGGCGCTCGGCAAGCTGTCGGCCGGGCTGGCCCACGAGCTCAACAACCCGGCGGCCGCCATCCGCCGCTCGGTGTCCGACCTCCGCGAGCGGCTCGACCTGATGCCGAAGCTGGTGACCCGGCTCACCGGCCACGGCCTCACGCCGGACCAGGTAGAGGCCGCTCGTGCCGCGCTCATGACCTGTACCGCTCCCACGCCCGGCACCCTCACCACCCTCGAACGAGGCGAGCGAGAGGACGCGCTCGCCGACTGGCTGGAGGACCACGACGTGCCCCATGCCTACGTGATCGCGGAGGTGCTGGCCGAGGAGGGCGTTACGCCGAAGGCCCTCACCCACATGGCCGAGCACGTGGACGAGGACGCGCTGACGGACGTGATCCTGTGGATCGAGAAAGGACTGGCGTCCAACCGTCTGCTCGCCGAGATCGAGCGGGCGGCCGGGCGGATCTCGGATCTGGTGGCCTCGGTGAAGGGCTACACCCACCGCGACCAGTCGCCCGACCGCCAGCGAGTCGACCTCGGCGAGGGGCTGGACCAGACGCTGACCATGCTCGGCCACACCGTCCGAGCCAAGTCGGTTCGCGTGGTCCGCGACTACGGCGAGGACGTGCCGGAGGTGTGCGTGTATCCGGGCGAGATCAACCAGGTCTGGACCAACCTCCTCGACAACGCGCTCGACGCCGTGCCGGAGGGCGGGACGGTCGAGATCGCGACACGCACCGAGGGAGCGCTCGTCTGCGTCACGATCGCTGACGACGGGCCGGGCATCCCGGAGGAGGCGCAGGAGCGCATCTTCGAAGCGTTCTACACCACCAAGGAGCCTGGTGAGGGCACGGGCCTGGGCCTCGACATCGCCCGACGGATCGTGATGCAGCACGAGGGGACGATTTCGCTGGAGAGCGCCCCGGGCCGCACGGTCTTCGAGGTCTGCCTGCCCATCGACGCGCCCAAGGCGTCGGTCACGGCGCTCGACGCGCTGGAGGAGACCGAGGCGGGCTGA